A stretch of the Salvelinus fontinalis isolate EN_2023a chromosome 22, ASM2944872v1, whole genome shotgun sequence genome encodes the following:
- the LOC129819819 gene encoding integrator complex subunit 3 isoform X2 — protein MEPSPAKGKPQGRLLVSTTLDAKDELEERLERCVGIVTSLTNGLSEREANDAITANVCKGPQQHEEVCLGLFALLLTEPPQAQRCYRDLTLVNRDGMNVVLIKINQILMEKFLKLQDVCRTQLVWLVRELVKSGVIGADGILMTLMKQIAGGDITNKNLWLAENVLDILVEQREWVLKSGMLIAMSVYTYLRLIVDHGTPALLVLRQKEVDFCIGLLREKFMECFIIGRDLVRLLQIVARIPEMELLWKDLLHNPQALSPQFTGKGLLQLLTARTSRKFLACRLTPDMETKLLFMTSRVRFGQQKRYQDWFQRQYLSTAESQSLRCDLIRYICGVVHPSNEVLSSDILPRWAIIGWLLTTCTSNVAASNAKLALFYDWLFFSPEKDSIMNIEPAILVMHHSMKPHPAITATLLDFMCRIIPHFFPPLEGQVRQGVFNSLTFIMEKRVLAHLAPLFDNPKLDRELRSMLRERFPEFCSSPSPPTEGRDEGTNEMKMEESVSLEMDNHVLLDKEDGCYDNTEAAFSDDEEEINNKGNKKREFRFHPIKEAIIEEPADITPYVDQLDDMMKEKVLQLQKGSDTETHCEVMQEIVDLILEEDFESEQMSTLASCLAELFKGHFRGDVLPDEITEESLEESVCKPVCLVFRNLCQMQEDNSGFSVLLEMLAELYQKQPKIGYHLLYYLKASKAAMGKMSLYESFAQATALGDLHTCLMMDMKACQEDDIRLLCYLTPSIYTEFPDETLRSAELLNMIVAVIDSTQLQELMCHVMIGNLVMFRKDSVLNILIQSLDWETFEQYSTWQLFLAHSIPLETIIPILQHLKYKEHPEALSCLLLQLRREKPSGEMVKMVLSRPCHPEDQFTTSILRHWAAKHDDVLGEHIKALLIKNNNLPRKRQSLRSSSSKLAQLTLEQILEHMDNLRLNLSNTKNSFFTQTPILQALQHVQASCDEAHKMRFSDLFSLAEEYEEPSSKPPKSRRKAPASSPRSRKGAATPISNEEESASSSASEEEDSKPKAPKRKRKGSSAVASDSD, from the exons ATGGAGCCTTCACCGGCAAAGGGGAAACCACAGGGTCGCCTATTGGTGTCCACGACCCTGGACGCAAAAGATGAGCTGGAGGAG CggttggagaggtgtgtggggaTCGTTACTTCATTGACAAATGGCCTGTCGGAGCGTGAAGCCAACGATGCCATCACAGCTAAT GTGTGTAAAGGCCCACAGCAGCACGAGGAGGTGTGTCTGGGACTCTTTGCTCTGCTGCTCACAGAACCCCCACAGGCACAGAGG TGCTACAGAGACCTGACCCTGGTGAATAGGGACGGCATGAACGTGGTCCTGATCAAGATCAACCAGATCCTTATGGAGAAGTTCCTCAAGCTGCAAGACGTGTGCCGCACACAG ttGGTGTGGTTGGTGAGGGAGCTGGTGAAGAGTGGCGTAATCGGAGCGGACGGCATCCTCATGACCCTTATGAAGCAGATCGCAG GAGGAGACATCACTAATAAGAACCTGTGGCTGGCTGAGAATGTGCTGGACATACTGGTGGAACAAAG GGAGTGGGTGCTGAAGAGTGGCATGCTGATAGCCATGTCCGTGTACACCTACCTGCGCCTCATCGTGGACCACGGCACCCCGGCCCTgctggtcctcagacagaaggagGTGGACTTCTGTATCGGCCTGCTccgagagaag TTTATGGAGTGTTTTATCATTGGGAGAGACCTGGTGCGTCTGCTGCAGATTGTGGCCCGGATCCCGGAGATGGAGCTGCTGTGGAAAGACCTGCTCCACAACCCCCAGGCCCTGAGCCCTCAGTTCACTGGTAAGG GCTTGCTGCAGCTCCTGACCGCTCGCACATCCCGGAAGTTCCTGGCTTGTCGCCTCACACCAGACATGGAGACCAAACTGCTCTTCATGACCTCcagg GTGCGTTTTGGCCAGCAGAAGCGATACCAGGACTGGTTCCAGAGACAATACCTGTCCACGGCAGAAAGCCAGTCGCTGCGCTGCGACCTGATTCGCTACATCTGCGGCGTGGTGCACCCATCCAATGAGGTGTTGAGCTCCGACATCCTGCCCCGCTGGGCTATCATTGGCTGGCTGCTCACCACCTGCACA TCTAACGTGGCGGCCTCCAACGCCAAGCTGGCCCTGTTCTACGACTGGCTCTTCTTCAGCCCAGAGAAGGACAGCATCATGAACATAg aGCCGGCCATCTTGGTGATGCACCACTCCATGAAGCCTCATCCAGCCATCACTGCCACTCTCCTGGACTTCATGTGTCGG ATCATCCCTCACTTTTTCCCCCCTCTGGAAGGGCAGGTGCGTCAGGGAGTCTTCAACTCTCTCACCTTCATCATGGAGAAAAGAGTGCTGGC TCACCTAGCCCCACTCTTTGACAACCCCAAACTGGACCGGGAGCTGCGCTCCATGCTGAGGGAACGCTTCCCAGAGTTCTGCAGTTCCCCCTCACCCCCCACCGAGGGAAGGGATGAAGGTACAAATGAAA TGAAAATGGAGGAGTCTGTTTCCTTGGAGATGGACAATCATGTGTTGCTGGACAAGGAGGACGGTTGCTATGACAACACGGAGGCTGCCTTCAGCGACGATGAGGAGGAGATTAACAACAAGG GAAATAAAAAGCGGGAGTTCCGATTCCACCCAATCAAAGAGGCCATTATTGAGGAGCCCGCTGACATCACTCCCTACGTGGACCAATTGGACGACATGATGAAGGAGAAGGTGTTGCAGTTACAGAAAGGAAG TGACACTGAGACACATTGTGAAGTCATGCAGGAGATCGTGGATCTGATCTTGGAG gaggacTTTGAGTCAGAGCAGATGTCCACTCTGGCCTCCTGTCTGGCCGAGCTCTTCAAGGGCCACTTCAGAGGAGACGTGCTTCCCGACGAGATCACAgaaga GTCGCTGGAGGAGTCTGTGTGTAAGCCTGTGTGCCTGGTGTTCAGGAACCTGTGTCAGATGCAGGAGGACAACAGTGGCTTCTCAGTGCTGCTGGAGATGCTGGCGGAGCTCTACCAGAAACAGCCCAAGATCGGCTACCACCTGCTTTACTACCTCAAGGCCAG TAAAGCGGCGATGGGGAAGATGAGTCTGTATGAGTCTTTTGCCCAGGCCACAGCGCTAGGAGACCTGCACACCTGTCTGATGATGGATATGAAGGCCTGCCAGGAGGACGACATCAGGCTCCTCTGCTATCTCACACCATCCATCTACACCGAG ttCCCAGATGAGACATTGCGCAGCGCAGAGCTACTCAACATGATTGTAGCCGTCATCGATTCAACACAG CTGCAGGAGCTGATGTGTCACGTGATGATTGGCAATCTGGTGATGTTCCGCAAGGACTCTGTCCTCAATATCCTCA TCCAGTCTCTGGATTGGGAGACGTTTGAGCAGTACAGCACCTGGCAGCTCTTCCTGGCCCACAGCATCCCACTGGAGACCATTATCCCCATCCTGCAGCACCTAAAGTACAAAG AACACCCAGAAGCACTCTCCTGTTTGCTGTTGCAACTACGCAGGGAAAA GCCCAGTGGGGAGATGGTGAAGATGGTGCTCAGTCGGCCCTGCCACCCGGAGGACCAGTTCACCACCAGTATCCTGCGCCACTGGGCGGCCAAGCACGACGACGTCCTGGGGGAACACATCAAGGCCCTGctcatcaagaacaacaacctGCCACGCAAACGCCAGAG TCTGCGTAGCTCCAGCAGTAAACTGGCCcagctgaccctggaacagatccTGGAGCACATGGACAACCTGAGGCTGAACCTCAGCAACACCAAGAACAGCT TCTTCACACAGACACCCATCCTGCAGGCACTGCAGCACGTCCAGGCCAGCTGTGACGAGGCCCACAAGATGAG ATTCAGCGACCTGTTTTCATTGGCAGAGGAGTATGAAGAGCCCTCCTCCAAGCCTCCCAAGTCACGGCGCAAGGCCCCCGCTTCCTCTCCTCGGTCGCGTAAGGGAGCGGCCACCCCTATTAGCAACGAGGAAGAAAGCGCATCCAGTAGTGCCTCG GAGGAAGAGGACTCCAAACCCAAAGCTcccaagaggaagaggaaaggctCATCAGCGGTGGCCTCGGACAGCGACTGA
- the LOC129819819 gene encoding integrator complex subunit 3 isoform X1 yields the protein MEPSPAKGKPQGRLLVSTTLDAKDELEERLERCVGIVTSLTNGLSEREANDAITANVCKGPQQHEEVCLGLFALLLTEPPQAQRCYRDLTLVNRDGMNVVLIKINQILMEKFLKLQDVCRTQLVWLVRELVKSGVIGADGILMTLMKQIAGGDITNKNLWLAENVLDILVEQREWVLKSGMLIAMSVYTYLRLIVDHGTPALLVLRQKEVDFCIGLLREKFMECFIIGRDLVRLLQIVARIPEMELLWKDLLHNPQALSPQFTGKGLLQLLTARTSRKFLACRLTPDMETKLLFMTSRVRFGQQKRYQDWFQRQYLSTAESQSLRCDLIRYICGVVHPSNEVLSSDILPRWAIIGWLLTTCTSNVAASNAKLALFYDWLFFSPEKDSIMNIEPAILVMHHSMKPHPAITATLLDFMCRIIPHFFPPLEGQVRQGVFNSLTFIMEKRVLAHLAPLFDNPKLDRELRSMLRERFPEFCSSPSPPTEGRDEGTNEMKMEESVSLEMDNHVLLDKEDGCYDNTEAAFSDDEEEINNKGEGNKKREFRFHPIKEAIIEEPADITPYVDQLDDMMKEKVLQLQKGSDTETHCEVMQEIVDLILEEDFESEQMSTLASCLAELFKGHFRGDVLPDEITEESLEESVCKPVCLVFRNLCQMQEDNSGFSVLLEMLAELYQKQPKIGYHLLYYLKASKAAMGKMSLYESFAQATALGDLHTCLMMDMKACQEDDIRLLCYLTPSIYTEFPDETLRSAELLNMIVAVIDSTQLQELMCHVMIGNLVMFRKDSVLNILIQSLDWETFEQYSTWQLFLAHSIPLETIIPILQHLKYKEHPEALSCLLLQLRREKPSGEMVKMVLSRPCHPEDQFTTSILRHWAAKHDDVLGEHIKALLIKNNNLPRKRQSLRSSSSKLAQLTLEQILEHMDNLRLNLSNTKNSFFTQTPILQALQHVQASCDEAHKMRFSDLFSLAEEYEEPSSKPPKSRRKAPASSPRSRKGAATPISNEEESASSSASEEEDSKPKAPKRKRKGSSAVASDSD from the exons ATGGAGCCTTCACCGGCAAAGGGGAAACCACAGGGTCGCCTATTGGTGTCCACGACCCTGGACGCAAAAGATGAGCTGGAGGAG CggttggagaggtgtgtggggaTCGTTACTTCATTGACAAATGGCCTGTCGGAGCGTGAAGCCAACGATGCCATCACAGCTAAT GTGTGTAAAGGCCCACAGCAGCACGAGGAGGTGTGTCTGGGACTCTTTGCTCTGCTGCTCACAGAACCCCCACAGGCACAGAGG TGCTACAGAGACCTGACCCTGGTGAATAGGGACGGCATGAACGTGGTCCTGATCAAGATCAACCAGATCCTTATGGAGAAGTTCCTCAAGCTGCAAGACGTGTGCCGCACACAG ttGGTGTGGTTGGTGAGGGAGCTGGTGAAGAGTGGCGTAATCGGAGCGGACGGCATCCTCATGACCCTTATGAAGCAGATCGCAG GAGGAGACATCACTAATAAGAACCTGTGGCTGGCTGAGAATGTGCTGGACATACTGGTGGAACAAAG GGAGTGGGTGCTGAAGAGTGGCATGCTGATAGCCATGTCCGTGTACACCTACCTGCGCCTCATCGTGGACCACGGCACCCCGGCCCTgctggtcctcagacagaaggagGTGGACTTCTGTATCGGCCTGCTccgagagaag TTTATGGAGTGTTTTATCATTGGGAGAGACCTGGTGCGTCTGCTGCAGATTGTGGCCCGGATCCCGGAGATGGAGCTGCTGTGGAAAGACCTGCTCCACAACCCCCAGGCCCTGAGCCCTCAGTTCACTGGTAAGG GCTTGCTGCAGCTCCTGACCGCTCGCACATCCCGGAAGTTCCTGGCTTGTCGCCTCACACCAGACATGGAGACCAAACTGCTCTTCATGACCTCcagg GTGCGTTTTGGCCAGCAGAAGCGATACCAGGACTGGTTCCAGAGACAATACCTGTCCACGGCAGAAAGCCAGTCGCTGCGCTGCGACCTGATTCGCTACATCTGCGGCGTGGTGCACCCATCCAATGAGGTGTTGAGCTCCGACATCCTGCCCCGCTGGGCTATCATTGGCTGGCTGCTCACCACCTGCACA TCTAACGTGGCGGCCTCCAACGCCAAGCTGGCCCTGTTCTACGACTGGCTCTTCTTCAGCCCAGAGAAGGACAGCATCATGAACATAg aGCCGGCCATCTTGGTGATGCACCACTCCATGAAGCCTCATCCAGCCATCACTGCCACTCTCCTGGACTTCATGTGTCGG ATCATCCCTCACTTTTTCCCCCCTCTGGAAGGGCAGGTGCGTCAGGGAGTCTTCAACTCTCTCACCTTCATCATGGAGAAAAGAGTGCTGGC TCACCTAGCCCCACTCTTTGACAACCCCAAACTGGACCGGGAGCTGCGCTCCATGCTGAGGGAACGCTTCCCAGAGTTCTGCAGTTCCCCCTCACCCCCCACCGAGGGAAGGGATGAAGGTACAAATGAAA TGAAAATGGAGGAGTCTGTTTCCTTGGAGATGGACAATCATGTGTTGCTGGACAAGGAGGACGGTTGCTATGACAACACGGAGGCTGCCTTCAGCGACGATGAGGAGGAGATTAACAACAAGGGTGAGG GAAATAAAAAGCGGGAGTTCCGATTCCACCCAATCAAAGAGGCCATTATTGAGGAGCCCGCTGACATCACTCCCTACGTGGACCAATTGGACGACATGATGAAGGAGAAGGTGTTGCAGTTACAGAAAGGAAG TGACACTGAGACACATTGTGAAGTCATGCAGGAGATCGTGGATCTGATCTTGGAG gaggacTTTGAGTCAGAGCAGATGTCCACTCTGGCCTCCTGTCTGGCCGAGCTCTTCAAGGGCCACTTCAGAGGAGACGTGCTTCCCGACGAGATCACAgaaga GTCGCTGGAGGAGTCTGTGTGTAAGCCTGTGTGCCTGGTGTTCAGGAACCTGTGTCAGATGCAGGAGGACAACAGTGGCTTCTCAGTGCTGCTGGAGATGCTGGCGGAGCTCTACCAGAAACAGCCCAAGATCGGCTACCACCTGCTTTACTACCTCAAGGCCAG TAAAGCGGCGATGGGGAAGATGAGTCTGTATGAGTCTTTTGCCCAGGCCACAGCGCTAGGAGACCTGCACACCTGTCTGATGATGGATATGAAGGCCTGCCAGGAGGACGACATCAGGCTCCTCTGCTATCTCACACCATCCATCTACACCGAG ttCCCAGATGAGACATTGCGCAGCGCAGAGCTACTCAACATGATTGTAGCCGTCATCGATTCAACACAG CTGCAGGAGCTGATGTGTCACGTGATGATTGGCAATCTGGTGATGTTCCGCAAGGACTCTGTCCTCAATATCCTCA TCCAGTCTCTGGATTGGGAGACGTTTGAGCAGTACAGCACCTGGCAGCTCTTCCTGGCCCACAGCATCCCACTGGAGACCATTATCCCCATCCTGCAGCACCTAAAGTACAAAG AACACCCAGAAGCACTCTCCTGTTTGCTGTTGCAACTACGCAGGGAAAA GCCCAGTGGGGAGATGGTGAAGATGGTGCTCAGTCGGCCCTGCCACCCGGAGGACCAGTTCACCACCAGTATCCTGCGCCACTGGGCGGCCAAGCACGACGACGTCCTGGGGGAACACATCAAGGCCCTGctcatcaagaacaacaacctGCCACGCAAACGCCAGAG TCTGCGTAGCTCCAGCAGTAAACTGGCCcagctgaccctggaacagatccTGGAGCACATGGACAACCTGAGGCTGAACCTCAGCAACACCAAGAACAGCT TCTTCACACAGACACCCATCCTGCAGGCACTGCAGCACGTCCAGGCCAGCTGTGACGAGGCCCACAAGATGAG ATTCAGCGACCTGTTTTCATTGGCAGAGGAGTATGAAGAGCCCTCCTCCAAGCCTCCCAAGTCACGGCGCAAGGCCCCCGCTTCCTCTCCTCGGTCGCGTAAGGGAGCGGCCACCCCTATTAGCAACGAGGAAGAAAGCGCATCCAGTAGTGCCTCG GAGGAAGAGGACTCCAAACCCAAAGCTcccaagaggaagaggaaaggctCATCAGCGGTGGCCTCGGACAGCGACTGA